In Thermomonas paludicola, the following are encoded in one genomic region:
- the pilB gene encoding type IV-A pilus assembly ATPase PilB produces the protein MNTATTPNLMGITGIARRLVMDGAMDEAVARKAMDGATAEKMPLATYLADRRLASPAALAAANSIEFGMPLVDALALDPAQSAIALVKEDLLRKHMVLPLFKRGGRLFVGTSDPTNNRALEELKFHTNLAVEPILVDDDTIRRSLDSWLEAADAMADDLADSDGLEGLEVSGGDEDLSADTGVDSKGEDTPVVKFVNKALVDAIRRGASDIHFEPYENDYRVRYRIDGILKTAKRVPVKLHARIAARLKVMSQLDIAEKRVPQDGRIKLNLSKGKQIDFRVSTLPTLFGEKVVLRILDGSAAKMGIEKLGYEPDQQKLFLDAIHKPYGMVLVTGPTGSGKTVSLYTGLGILNDETRNISTVEDPVEIRLPGVNQVQQNVKRGMTFAAALRSFLRQDPDVVMVGEIRDLETAEIAIKAAQTGHMVLSTLHTNDAPQTIARLMNMGIAPYNITSSVSLVIAQRLVRRLHDCKRAAHLPEHALLAEGFTADEVHAGITVYEAVGCQDCTEGYKGRAGIYQVMPMTDEIQQMVLAGGNVQQITEAALRSGVRDLRRSALDKVKQGITSLVEINRVTKD, from the coding sequence ATGAATACCGCAACCACCCCCAACCTGATGGGCATCACCGGCATCGCCCGACGTTTGGTGATGGATGGCGCCATGGACGAAGCCGTGGCGCGCAAGGCGATGGATGGCGCCACGGCCGAAAAGATGCCGCTGGCCACGTACCTGGCCGACCGCCGGCTGGCGTCCCCCGCGGCGCTGGCGGCGGCCAATTCCATCGAATTCGGGATGCCGCTGGTGGACGCGTTGGCGCTTGATCCCGCGCAGTCGGCGATTGCGTTGGTCAAGGAAGACCTGCTGCGCAAGCATATGGTGTTGCCGCTGTTCAAGCGCGGCGGGCGGCTGTTCGTGGGCACTTCCGACCCCACCAACAACCGGGCGCTGGAAGAGCTGAAATTCCACACCAACCTGGCGGTTGAGCCCATTTTGGTGGACGACGACACCATCAGGCGCAGCCTGGATTCCTGGCTGGAAGCGGCCGATGCCATGGCCGACGACTTGGCAGACTCGGATGGTCTGGAGGGCCTGGAGGTCAGCGGCGGCGACGAAGATCTGTCTGCGGACACCGGTGTGGACTCCAAGGGCGAGGACACGCCGGTCGTCAAGTTCGTCAACAAGGCGCTGGTGGATGCCATTCGTCGCGGCGCGTCGGACATCCATTTCGAGCCCTACGAAAACGATTACCGGGTGCGTTACCGCATCGACGGCATCCTGAAAACGGCGAAAAGAGTGCCGGTGAAGCTGCATGCGCGCATCGCCGCGCGCCTGAAGGTGATGTCGCAATTGGACATCGCGGAAAAGCGCGTGCCGCAGGACGGTCGCATCAAGCTCAACCTGAGCAAGGGCAAGCAGATCGACTTCCGCGTCAGCACCTTGCCCACCTTGTTTGGCGAAAAGGTCGTGCTGCGCATCCTGGACGGCAGCGCGGCCAAGATGGGCATCGAAAAGCTGGGCTACGAGCCCGATCAGCAGAAGCTGTTTCTGGATGCGATCCACAAGCCCTACGGGATGGTGCTGGTCACCGGGCCCACCGGCTCGGGCAAGACCGTGAGCCTGTATACCGGGCTGGGCATCCTCAACGACGAAACCCGCAACATCAGCACGGTCGAGGACCCGGTGGAAATCCGCCTGCCGGGCGTCAACCAGGTCCAGCAAAACGTCAAGCGGGGAATGACGTTTGCTGCCGCGCTGCGCAGCTTCCTGCGTCAGGATCCGGACGTGGTGATGGTGGGCGAAATCCGCGATCTGGAAACTGCCGAGATCGCGATCAAGGCCGCGCAGACCGGCCATATGGTGTTGTCCACCCTGCACACCAACGACGCGCCGCAGACCATCGCCCGCCTGATGAACATGGGCATTGCGCCCTACAACATCACCAGTTCGGTCAGCCTGGTCATCGCCCAGCGACTGGTGCGGCGCCTGCACGACTGCAAGCGCGCAGCGCACTTGCCCGAACACGCGCTGCTGGCCGAGGGCTTCACCGCCGACGAGGTTCATGCGGGCATCACCGTGTATGAAGCGGTGGGCTGCCAGGACTGCACCGAGGGCTACAAGGGTCGTGCCGGCATTTACCAGGTGATGCCGATGACCGATGAAATCCAGCAAATGGTGCTGGCAGGTGGTAATGTCCAGCAAATTACCGAGGCTGCCCTGCGCAGTGGCGTCCGCGATTTGCGGCGCTCCGCGCTGGACAAGGTGAAACAGGGGATCACCAGCCTCGTCGAGATCAACCGCGTCACCAAGGATTGA